CTGCTGGGCAGGCAGTGGCTCCCCGCGATCCCGGCGGTCGACCGGCGGCTCCGCGGCGAACCGCCGGCGCGGGTCGCCGACATCGCGTGCGGCACCGGCTGGTCGAGCATCGCCATGGCCCAGGCGTATCCCAGGATCACCGTGGATGGCTTCGACCTCGACCAGGATGTCGTCGCCGCGGCCCGTCAGCACGCCCAGGACGTCGGCGTGGCCGACCGGGTGCGGTTCGCCGTCGCCGACGCCTCGGACCAGACTGTCTCCGGCCGGTACGATCTGGTGACGATCTTCGAGGGCCTCCACGACCTGTCGCGTCCGGTCGACGCCCTGCGGGCAGCGCACGGGATGCTCGTCGCGGGAGGGTCGGTGGTGGTGGCCGACGAGCTGGTCGAGGACGAGTTCGTCGCCCCTGCCCCGGAGACGGATCGCTACGCCTACGGCTGGAGCGTGGTGTCGTGCCTGCCCAGCGCGATGGGGGACCCACAGACCGCGGCCACCGGCGCGGTGATGCGTCCCCGGACGCTTCGCCGCTACGCCATGGCGGCCGGCTTCGGTGAGGTCGAGATCCTCCCGATCCAGACGGACTACTGGCGCTTCTACCGGCTGATCTC
This window of the Actinomycetes bacterium genome carries:
- a CDS encoding class I SAM-dependent methyltransferase — its product is MDMEKRNARTDPTSALAERLFRDALGALELYTIYLGERLGLYRALAACGPATSSELAERTGTAERYIREWLEHHASSGLLTVDEPGAGPLARRYRLPPEHVPVLADPDDVRYEAYKGVDIVRAGRPLPQLLDAFRTGDAPPPLPWAPEGRAEFNRALFLNLLGRQWLPAIPAVDRRLRGEPPARVADIACGTGWSSIAMAQAYPRITVDGFDLDQDVVAAARQHAQDVGVADRVRFAVADASDQTVSGRYDLVTIFEGLHDLSRPVDALRAAHGMLVAGGSVVVADELVEDEFVAPAPETDRYAYGWSVVSCLPSAMGDPQTAATGAVMRPRTLRRYAMAAGFGEVEILPIQTDYWRFYRLIS